The following are from one region of the Bacillus methanolicus MGA3 genome:
- a CDS encoding type II toxin-antitoxin system PemK/MazF family toxin: MPESDAIKFERKRIRKFEKEMALRAWSKEKDELAKGWIDDEAKQKARKLKQGAIYLCKLGENIGSEMNTDEGGLRPVLVVSNDTINNTADNVAIVPLSKQLKYYLNRKKQKMPRYNSHYFLFKKHYPFLNYDSAVKCEEIRSVSKIRIDRKLGNVEPKVLQKILTCINWVTTGKK; encoded by the coding sequence ATGCCAGAATCAGACGCTATAAAGTTTGAACGCAAGCGAATCCGTAAGTTTGAGAAAGAAATGGCGCTTCGCGCATGGTCAAAGGAGAAAGACGAATTAGCAAAAGGCTGGATTGATGATGAAGCCAAACAAAAAGCACGTAAACTTAAGCAAGGCGCTATCTACCTGTGTAAACTAGGAGAGAATATCGGTTCAGAAATGAACACAGATGAAGGAGGACTACGTCCTGTCCTTGTTGTTTCTAACGATACCATTAACAATACAGCCGATAACGTAGCTATCGTACCACTATCTAAGCAATTAAAGTACTATCTGAATCGTAAGAAGCAAAAAATGCCGCGATATAACAGCCATTATTTTCTTTTCAAAAAGCATTATCCGTTCTTAAACTACGATTCTGCTGTTAAGTGTGAAGAAATCCGCAGCGTTAGCAAAATTCGTATAGACAGAAAACTTGGTAACGTGGAGCCTAAAGTGCTGCAGAAAATATTAACCTGTATAAACTGGGTTACAACTGGAAAAAAATAA
- a CDS encoding tyrosine-type recombinase/integrase, whose amino-acid sequence MSGYKSMTVQPIRSREKVEEIKQILKDQSKRDYFLFVMGINCGLRISDMLQLKVKDVRGKEYIGLRKAKQININATLQNEIALYTADMEDDDYLFPSRKGGQTYYQGTSNLLLLSNGCRHSFFT is encoded by the coding sequence ATGAGTGGCTACAAAAGTATGACTGTTCAGCCGATCAGAAGTAGGGAGAAAGTGGAAGAAATAAAGCAGATTTTAAAAGATCAGTCTAAACGAGACTATTTTCTTTTTGTCATGGGAATTAACTGCGGGTTGCGTATTAGTGATATGCTGCAGTTAAAGGTCAAGGATGTTCGTGGGAAAGAATATATCGGATTAAGGAAGGCAAAACAGATAAATATAAACGCTACCTTACAAAACGAAATTGCTCTATATACGGCAGATATGGAGGACGACGACTATCTTTTTCCTTCTAGGAAGGGGGGGCAAACCTATTACCAGGGTACTTCTAACTTGCTGCTCCTTTCCAACGGTTGTCGGCATAGTTTTTTCACATAG
- a CDS encoding MGDG synthase family glycosyltransferase gives MNKKVIILSECIGNGHTKAAEALMQGISHLAPSIHTQILEAGQVLHPITTKLLVGSYLKMNSLSPSLWRKMYHYKHNVPLSNWKKFIIYLMFHRQIEDLLEQEKPNLIICTHPFTTSSISRLKRLGYPFTLCTVLTDFHVHGAWVHSEVDVYLVSSEDAYNQLINMGVPKNHIAVTGMPIRSNFWIKKNKQEMRKKLRLKNIPSVMVMGGGLGLGGIKELSHALLKWKENIQIIICTGNNETLRRTLSRNEKFHHPHVRILGFVDLIDEWMEATDLLITKAGGLTCFEAMSKGLPMYIYQPFPGHEEKNCEFLVNNHLAIKIDDITNLDKVIEKLLFSPEEMKSLYDRMRKFQLKIDPLASAEFIVNQFL, from the coding sequence GTGAATAAAAAAGTAATTATTTTATCTGAATGTATTGGGAATGGCCATACAAAAGCTGCAGAAGCGTTGATGCAAGGAATTTCTCATCTTGCTCCTTCTATACATACACAAATATTAGAGGCAGGACAGGTACTTCATCCTATTACTACAAAACTTTTAGTAGGTTCTTATCTTAAAATGAACTCACTGTCACCATCATTATGGAGAAAAATGTATCATTATAAACACAACGTTCCTCTATCCAATTGGAAGAAATTTATCATTTATCTAATGTTTCATAGACAAATTGAAGATCTTCTTGAACAAGAAAAACCTAACCTTATCATCTGTACACATCCATTTACTACCTCATCTATATCGCGACTAAAGAGACTAGGGTATCCGTTTACTCTTTGTACGGTGTTAACAGATTTTCATGTTCACGGGGCATGGGTTCATTCTGAGGTAGATGTTTATTTAGTATCGAGTGAGGATGCGTATAATCAATTAATCAATATGGGAGTTCCAAAAAATCATATTGCAGTTACAGGCATGCCTATAAGATCTAATTTTTGGATTAAGAAAAATAAACAAGAAATGCGAAAAAAATTAAGGTTGAAAAATATTCCTTCAGTTATGGTCATGGGAGGAGGTTTAGGATTAGGAGGAATCAAAGAACTTTCCCATGCCCTTTTAAAATGGAAAGAAAATATTCAGATAATAATTTGTACTGGGAATAATGAAACATTAAGAAGAACTTTATCAAGAAATGAAAAATTTCATCATCCCCATGTCCGGATTTTAGGGTTTGTTGATCTCATTGATGAGTGGATGGAAGCAACTGATTTACTTATTACAAAAGCAGGTGGATTGACCTGTTTTGAAGCAATGTCAAAGGGCCTTCCAATGTATATTTATCAACCATTCCCAGGTCATGAGGAAAAAAATTGTGAGTTTTTAGTAAATAATCATCTAGCTATAAAAATTGATGACATAACTAATCTCGATAAAGTGATTGAAAAATTACTTTTCTCTCCCGAAGAGATGAAATCTTTATATGATCGAATGAGGAAATTTCAACTTAAAATAGATCCGTTGGCAAGTGCAGAATTTATTGTTAACCAGTTCCTATGA
- a CDS encoding alkaline phosphatase family protein has translation MISTHSQEKRIIMLIIDTLMDSSLQAAIKSGKAPALQFFIENGRYFSNLVSPFPTMSVNVDSTLLTGVSCDKHKVPGLVWYNQKEKRIVNYGSHVRELIKLGLKQFMEDIFYNINHEHLSKQHKTIHEILKDKGIQTASINALLYRGSNPSELKIPFLLSLFTGLNRKVKSYSPDLFSYGAMHRLNPLKKNSLFWQKYGFNDKFSANELKYLISQNKLPAFTIAYFPDLDQSIHKNGRTDIKGIQKVDKELQKVLNQYQSWDDALANNIWIILGDNGQAWIDKNRNKALIDLRKLLSPYQIVKLNKGITPQDEIVLSVNERMSFIYSLDTQKVPLDDIARILQTDNRIDVIALKREKTITVTSGIHGGYFHFHPEGDFVDEYGQSWYIEGNNEILDLEIMNKRIKYGDYPDALARLYAPFFSHEGKYIIVSAKPGHEFIGEGSPTHVGGASHGGLHKQDSLVSLIITGTNSTPNHLRTLDIKDWLLSLIQ, from the coding sequence ATGATATCAACCCATTCTCAGGAAAAAAGAATTATCATGCTTATTATTGACACATTAATGGATTCCTCCTTACAAGCTGCGATAAAGAGTGGAAAAGCTCCTGCCTTACAATTTTTTATTGAAAATGGCCGTTATTTTTCTAATCTTGTTAGTCCGTTTCCGACAATGTCAGTCAATGTCGATAGTACGTTATTAACGGGTGTATCCTGTGATAAACACAAAGTTCCAGGCTTAGTTTGGTATAACCAAAAAGAAAAAAGAATTGTTAATTACGGAAGCCATGTTAGAGAACTCATTAAACTGGGATTAAAGCAATTCATGGAAGACATATTCTATAATATAAATCATGAACATTTAAGCAAGCAGCATAAAACAATTCATGAAATTTTAAAAGATAAGGGAATTCAAACTGCTTCAATAAATGCCCTTTTATATAGGGGAAGTAACCCTAGCGAATTGAAAATACCTTTTCTCTTATCGTTGTTTACAGGGTTAAATAGGAAGGTAAAGTCGTATTCACCGGATTTATTCTCATATGGAGCAATGCATAGACTAAACCCTTTAAAAAAGAATTCTCTTTTTTGGCAAAAGTATGGATTCAACGATAAATTTTCAGCAAATGAACTAAAATATCTTATAAGTCAAAACAAACTACCTGCTTTTACGATCGCTTATTTTCCTGATTTAGATCAAAGTATACATAAAAATGGGAGAACTGATATAAAAGGAATTCAAAAGGTAGATAAAGAATTACAAAAAGTCCTAAATCAGTATCAGTCATGGGATGATGCTCTTGCCAACAACATCTGGATTATTCTTGGTGATAATGGTCAAGCGTGGATCGATAAAAATCGTAATAAAGCTTTAATAGATTTAAGAAAGCTTTTAAGCCCATATCAAATAGTAAAGTTAAACAAGGGGATTACTCCACAAGATGAAATTGTTCTAAGTGTTAACGAGAGAATGTCTTTTATCTATTCTCTTGACACCCAAAAGGTGCCTTTAGACGATATAGCAAGGATACTGCAAACAGATAATCGAATTGATGTTATTGCATTAAAAAGGGAAAAAACGATAACAGTAACATCTGGGATTCATGGTGGTTATTTCCATTTTCATCCTGAAGGGGATTTTGTTGATGAGTATGGACAATCTTGGTATATAGAGGGGAATAATGAGATATTAGATCTCGAAATTATGAATAAAAGAATCAAATATGGTGATTACCCTGATGCATTGGCAAGGTTATATGCTCCATTTTTCTCACATGAAGGTAAATACATTATTGTAAGTGCAAAACCTGGTCATGAATTCATAGGTGAGGGCTCTCCTACACATGTTGGTGGTGCTAGTCATGGAGGGTTACACAAACAAGATTCTCTAGTGTCACTGATTATTACTGGCACTAATTCAACCCCCAATCACTTACGTACTTTAGATATTAAGGATTGGCTTTTGTCGTTAATACAATAA